The following coding sequences lie in one Polynucleobacter sp. HIN7 genomic window:
- the leuC gene encoding 3-isopropylmalate dehydratase large subunit, with the protein MMRTLYDKLWDEHVVHSEEDGTATIYIDRQLLHEVTSPQAFEGLSLAVRPVWRVSANLAVSDHNVPTTDRSEGIADPVSKLQVDTLDQNCDRFGITQYKMNDQRQGIVHVIGPEQGATLPGMTVVCGDSHTSTHGAFGALAFGIGTSEVEHVLATQTLLMKKSKNMLVRVEGRLQPGSTAKDIILAVIGKIGTAGGTGYTIEFAGEAIRQLSMEGRMTICNMAIEAGARAGLVAVDETTIEYIQGRPYAPKGETLRQALQYWRTLHSDPGAHFDRVVELRAEEIAPQVSWGTSPEMVLPIGSRVPDPERERDPVKRQAMERALQYMGLEPNLPLDTIYVDKVFIGSCTNSRIEDLRAAAKVVERLGKKVAVNVKQALVVPGSGLVKAQAEREGLDRVFKAAGFEWREPGCSMCLAMNADRLEPEERCASTSNRNFEGRQGAGGRTHLVSPAMAAAAAIEGHFVDVRKIA; encoded by the coding sequence ATTATGCGTACGCTTTATGACAAGTTGTGGGATGAACACGTCGTTCATTCGGAGGAAGATGGTACAGCAACCATCTATATCGATCGACAGTTACTTCATGAGGTGACGAGCCCGCAAGCTTTTGAGGGCCTAAGTCTCGCTGTACGCCCAGTCTGGCGTGTGTCAGCCAACCTCGCGGTCTCGGATCACAATGTCCCAACTACGGATCGTTCCGAAGGGATTGCCGATCCGGTATCGAAGTTGCAAGTGGATACCTTAGATCAAAATTGCGATCGCTTTGGTATTACCCAATACAAGATGAATGACCAACGGCAAGGCATCGTACACGTGATTGGCCCTGAGCAGGGCGCTACCTTGCCTGGGATGACCGTAGTGTGCGGGGATTCGCATACGAGCACGCATGGTGCATTTGGAGCATTGGCCTTTGGGATTGGTACCTCCGAGGTTGAGCATGTGCTTGCAACCCAAACCTTGCTCATGAAAAAGAGCAAAAACATGTTGGTGCGGGTTGAGGGTCGCCTGCAACCAGGAAGCACTGCAAAAGACATTATCTTGGCTGTGATTGGCAAGATTGGTACCGCCGGTGGTACCGGTTACACCATTGAGTTTGCAGGTGAAGCCATTCGTCAGCTATCGATGGAAGGGCGCATGACCATTTGCAATATGGCTATTGAAGCCGGTGCGCGTGCTGGCCTAGTGGCGGTCGATGAAACTACCATTGAGTACATTCAAGGTCGACCCTACGCTCCCAAGGGCGAGACTTTGCGCCAAGCCTTGCAATATTGGCGCACCTTGCATTCAGATCCTGGCGCCCATTTTGATCGCGTGGTTGAGTTGCGGGCTGAAGAGATCGCCCCCCAAGTTAGTTGGGGCACCTCCCCAGAAATGGTTCTGCCGATTGGTAGTCGCGTGCCCGACCCGGAGCGCGAGCGTGACCCTGTCAAGCGTCAAGCGATGGAGCGTGCCCTGCAATACATGGGGCTTGAACCCAATTTGCCGCTTGATACGATCTATGTCGATAAAGTATTCATTGGCTCATGCACTAATAGCCGTATTGAGGACTTGCGGGCTGCCGCAAAAGTAGTTGAGCGTTTAGGTAAGAAGGTAGCGGTCAATGTCAAGCAAGCCTTGGTCGTTCCCGGCTCTGGCTTGGTGAAAGCACAAGCAGAGCGCGAAGGTCTTGATCGCGTCTTTAAGGCCGCGGGCTTTGAGTGGCGCGAGCCTGGTTGCTCGATGTGTCTGGCAATGAATGCTGATCGTCTGGAACCTGAGGAGCGCTGTGCCTCAACCTCCAACCGTAATTTTGAGGGGCGTCAGGGGGCGGGTGGCCGAACCCATTTGGTGAGTCCTGCCATGGCAGCCGCAGCAGCAATTGAGGGGCATTTTGTGGATGTGCGCAAGATTGCCTGA
- a CDS encoding succinate dehydrogenase assembly factor 2 produces MSLDAKKIYQLRSAARRGLLENDLILERFFHRYAHELNDEQGRALSTLLELDDNDLLDLLLARKELNPAMDSEPARAVLGMLRQR; encoded by the coding sequence ATGAGCCTTGACGCTAAGAAGATTTATCAGCTTCGCAGTGCAGCGCGACGCGGATTGTTGGAAAACGATTTAATTCTGGAGCGTTTCTTTCATCGATACGCTCATGAACTAAATGATGAGCAGGGCAGGGCGTTATCCACGCTCTTGGAATTGGATGACAATGATTTGCTGGATTTGTTGTTGGCTCGCAAAGAGTTAAATCCAGCGATGGATTCTGAGCCTGCTCGAGCGGTATTGGGTATGTTGCGTCAACGATAA
- the leuD gene encoding 3-isopropylmalate dehydratase small subunit has product MDAFTVYQGLVAPLDRENVDTDAIIPKQFLKSIKKTGFGQNLFDEWRYLDQGEPGQDCSKRPLNPDFVLNQPRYQGAGILLARKNFGCGSSREHAPWALAQYGFRAIIAPSFADIFFNNCFKNGLLPVVLSEQEVDHLFNETKAFSGYQLTIDLESQEVIAPDGRRYRFEVTPFRKYCLLNGLDDIGLTLRHADKIKAFEAERILRMPWLATQLP; this is encoded by the coding sequence ATGGATGCATTTACGGTTTACCAGGGGCTAGTTGCCCCATTGGATCGCGAGAACGTCGATACCGACGCGATTATTCCTAAGCAGTTTCTGAAGTCAATTAAGAAGACCGGTTTTGGTCAGAACCTCTTTGATGAGTGGCGCTATTTGGATCAGGGTGAGCCTGGTCAAGACTGTTCGAAGCGCCCCCTAAATCCTGACTTTGTCCTAAATCAACCGCGCTACCAAGGGGCTGGTATTTTGCTGGCTCGTAAGAACTTTGGTTGCGGAAGCTCCCGTGAGCATGCGCCATGGGCCTTAGCGCAATACGGATTCCGGGCCATTATTGCCCCAAGTTTTGCCGATATCTTCTTTAATAACTGCTTTAAGAATGGCCTCTTACCCGTCGTTTTATCGGAGCAAGAGGTCGATCATCTATTTAATGAGACCAAGGCGTTCTCAGGCTATCAGCTCACCATTGACCTTGAGAGCCAAGAAGTGATTGCCCCAGATGGGCGTCGCTATCGCTTTGAGGTCACCCCATTTCGGAAGTATTGTTTGCTCAACGGTCTAGACGATATTGGTCTGACCTTACGGCATGCCGATAAAATAAAAGCTTTTGAGGCAGAACGCATATTGCGCATGCCATGGCTTGCGACCCAGCTCCCGTAG
- a CDS encoding succinate dehydrogenase iron-sulfur subunit encodes MSDTRIFEIYRYDPDVDKAPRMQRYELELKGERMLLDALISLKKQDESISYRRSCREGVCGSDAMNINGKNGLACLTNMRSLPQKITLRPLPGLPVVRDLIVDMTLFFKQYLSIKPYLINDMPPPEKERLQSPAEREELDGLYECILCASCSTSCPSFWWNPDKFVGPAGLLQAYRFIADSRDQATAERLDNLEDPYRLFRCHTIMNCVDVCPKHLNPTKAIGKIKELMVRRAV; translated from the coding sequence ATGAGTGATACCCGTATCTTTGAAATTTATCGCTACGATCCAGACGTTGATAAAGCTCCTCGGATGCAACGCTATGAGTTAGAGCTCAAGGGTGAGCGCATGCTCTTAGATGCCCTGATCTCGCTGAAGAAACAAGATGAAAGTATTTCCTATCGTCGTTCCTGTCGTGAGGGCGTGTGTGGCTCCGATGCGATGAACATCAATGGTAAGAATGGCCTTGCATGTCTGACCAATATGCGCTCCTTACCGCAGAAGATTACTTTGCGTCCATTACCAGGACTACCGGTGGTTCGCGATCTGATCGTCGACATGACTTTGTTCTTTAAGCAATACCTCTCGATCAAGCCTTACTTGATTAACGACATGCCGCCACCCGAGAAAGAGCGTTTGCAAAGTCCAGCAGAGCGTGAGGAGCTCGATGGTTTGTATGAGTGTATTCTGTGTGCGTCGTGCTCAACCTCATGCCCATCGTTTTGGTGGAATCCCGATAAGTTTGTTGGTCCGGCAGGCCTGCTTCAAGCCTATCGATTTATTGCCGATAGCCGTGATCAAGCAACCGCTGAGCGCTTAGATAATTTGGAAGATCCGTATCGCTTGTTCCGTTGCCATACCATCATGAACTGCGTTGATGTTTGTCCAAAGCATCTCAACCCAACTAAAGCGATTGGCAAGATTAAAGAATTGATGGTGCGTCGGGCAGTATGA
- the leuB gene encoding 3-isopropylmalate dehydrogenase, with translation MKIAVLPGDGIGPEIVAQAVKVLEALKLPLEMETAPVGGAAYDVAGHPLPPATLDLAKAADAILFGAVGDWKYDTLARELRPEQAILGLRKHLSLFANFRPAICYKELTAASSLKPEIVGGLDILIVRELNGDIYFGSPKGIRNAPDGLFTGAREGFDTMRYSEPEIERIAHVAFAAARKRNRKVCSVDKSNVLETSQLWREVMTRIAKEYSDVELSHMYVDNAAMQLVRAPKSFDVIVTGNLFGDILSDEAAMLTGSIGMLPSASLDKNNKGLYEPSHGSAPDIAGKNIANPLATILSAAMMLRFSLNLANEAERIEKAVQTVLAQGYRTADIDTAGMKRVSTSEMGDAVVAALS, from the coding sequence ATGAAAATTGCTGTTCTCCCGGGCGATGGCATTGGTCCGGAAATTGTTGCGCAAGCCGTAAAAGTTCTAGAAGCGCTCAAGTTGCCTCTCGAGATGGAAACTGCTCCAGTTGGCGGGGCCGCCTATGACGTGGCGGGTCATCCCTTACCCCCAGCCACTCTCGATTTAGCCAAAGCAGCCGATGCCATCTTATTTGGAGCGGTGGGCGACTGGAAATACGATACTCTAGCGCGCGAGTTAAGACCCGAGCAAGCGATCTTGGGTTTGCGTAAGCATTTGAGCCTCTTTGCAAACTTCCGTCCAGCGATTTGCTACAAGGAGTTAACTGCCGCCTCGAGCCTAAAACCTGAAATTGTGGGTGGCCTCGATATCTTGATCGTGCGCGAACTCAACGGCGATATCTATTTTGGTTCCCCCAAGGGTATTCGTAATGCTCCTGATGGCCTCTTTACTGGGGCGCGCGAAGGTTTTGACACCATGCGCTATAGCGAACCCGAGATTGAGCGTATTGCACATGTAGCATTTGCAGCGGCACGCAAGCGCAATCGCAAAGTGTGTAGTGTGGATAAATCGAATGTGTTGGAGACCTCGCAATTATGGCGCGAGGTCATGACCCGCATTGCGAAGGAATACAGCGATGTAGAGTTAAGTCACATGTATGTGGATAACGCTGCCATGCAATTAGTGCGAGCCCCCAAATCCTTCGACGTGATCGTGACCGGTAACTTGTTTGGAGACATTCTCTCTGATGAGGCTGCCATGCTCACGGGTTCGATTGGGATGTTGCCCTCGGCATCGCTTGATAAGAACAATAAAGGTTTGTATGAGCCCAGCCATGGTTCAGCCCCTGACATTGCTGGAAAGAATATTGCCAATCCCTTGGCGACCATTTTGTCAGCAGCAATGATGTTGCGCTTTTCTCTTAACTTAGCAAATGAAGCAGAGCGGATTGAGAAGGCTGTACAAACCGTTCTGGCTCAAGGTTATCGTACGGCTGATATAGATACCGCTGGAATGAAACGTGTATCTACCTCAGAGATGGGTGATGCCGTGGTTGCAGCTCTTAGTTAA
- the asd gene encoding aspartate-semialdehyde dehydrogenase, which translates to MAYTPLINPVVGLVGWRGMVGSVLMQRMQDENDFTHIEPVFFSTSNAGGEVPLINGQRVTKSETRLQDANDVKALARCDVILTCQGGDYTKAIYPQLRAAGWQGHWIDAASALRMENDAVIVLDPINRPVINKALDSGGKNWIGGNCTVSLMMLAMGGLLKSGHVEWISAMTYQAASGAGAANMRELLEQMGTLHHSVASELANPASWILDIDRKVAQTIRSAEFPKTNFRNTALAGSLIPWIDVPVEHGQTKEEWKAGAECNKIMGNPPFRSPGSIPIDGICVRVGAMRCHSQGLTVKLKKDIPLAEIEKMLAADNQWVKVVPNEREITERELSPAAVSGTMTIPIGRLHKLAMGPEYLGAFTVGDQLLWGAAEPLRRMLRILLNT; encoded by the coding sequence ATGGCATATACCCCTTTAATTAATCCTGTAGTTGGTTTGGTCGGCTGGCGCGGCATGGTTGGCAGTGTGCTGATGCAACGCATGCAAGACGAGAACGACTTTACTCATATCGAACCTGTCTTCTTTAGCACTAGTAATGCCGGTGGCGAGGTGCCATTGATCAATGGTCAACGCGTTACTAAAAGTGAGACTCGTTTGCAAGATGCCAATGATGTAAAGGCCTTAGCTCGCTGCGATGTGATTTTGACCTGTCAGGGCGGTGATTACACCAAAGCGATCTACCCCCAACTACGCGCAGCGGGTTGGCAGGGGCATTGGATTGATGCAGCGAGTGCACTGCGGATGGAAAACGACGCAGTGATTGTGTTGGATCCCATTAATCGGCCTGTGATTAATAAGGCGCTGGACTCGGGCGGTAAGAACTGGATCGGTGGTAATTGTACGGTTAGCTTGATGATGCTGGCGATGGGCGGACTTCTCAAAAGCGGTCATGTGGAATGGATCAGTGCCATGACCTATCAAGCAGCATCTGGTGCTGGAGCTGCCAATATGCGCGAGCTTCTCGAACAAATGGGCACTTTGCATCATAGCGTTGCCAGCGAACTCGCTAATCCAGCCTCATGGATCTTGGATATTGATCGCAAGGTAGCGCAGACCATTCGTTCGGCAGAGTTTCCCAAAACCAACTTTCGGAACACTGCATTAGCTGGGAGCTTGATTCCTTGGATTGATGTGCCGGTTGAACACGGTCAGACCAAAGAAGAATGGAAAGCAGGAGCCGAGTGCAACAAGATTATGGGCAATCCGCCATTTCGGTCACCAGGCAGCATTCCCATTGATGGCATTTGTGTGCGTGTTGGCGCGATGCGTTGCCACTCACAGGGCTTAACCGTCAAGTTAAAGAAAGATATTCCGCTCGCTGAGATCGAGAAGATGTTGGCGGCCGATAATCAGTGGGTGAAAGTGGTTCCTAATGAGCGGGAGATCACCGAGCGTGAGCTATCACCAGCAGCAGTAAGTGGCACCATGACGATTCCAATTGGGCGCTTGCATAAATTAGCCATGGGTCCCGAGTATCTCGGTGCATTCACGGTCGGCGATCAGTTGCTATGGGGTGCCGCTGAACCTCTGCGTCGCATGCTACGCATTCTGCTTAATACCTAA
- the gltA gene encoding citrate synthase: MIESNIKAKLSFSDGTPDIELPIYKGTQGPDVIDIRKLYGQTGKFTYDPGFLSTASCSSKITFIDGDKGELLYRGYPIEDLAKNCDFLEVCQLLINGELPNQKQNREFQDMVMHHTMVHEQMQFFLRGFRRDAHPMAVLTGLVGAMAAFYHDEIDYGDAKAREIAQIRLIAKMPTLVAMSYKYSIGQPFMYPDNSLSYTANFMRMMFATPCEPYKVNPVLVRALDRIFILHADHEQNASTSTVRLAGSSGTNPFAAISAGIACLWGPAHGGANEACLEMLNDIQASGGVEKIGEFIAQVKDKNSNVRLMGFGHRVYKNFDPRAKLMRETCHEVLKELGLENDPLFKLAMTLEKIALEDDYFVGRKLYPNVDFYSGIVQRALGIPTEMFTCIFALARTVGWIAQWEEMITDPEYKIGRPRQLFIGATPRAVPPISGRK; encoded by the coding sequence ATGATTGAATCGAACATCAAAGCCAAACTTTCTTTCTCAGACGGTACGCCCGATATCGAGCTGCCAATCTATAAGGGTACCCAAGGTCCCGATGTGATTGATATTCGTAAGCTCTACGGTCAAACTGGAAAGTTCACTTACGACCCTGGTTTTTTATCGACCGCCTCATGTAGTTCAAAGATCACCTTCATTGATGGGGATAAAGGCGAATTACTCTATCGCGGTTATCCCATTGAAGATCTAGCCAAGAATTGTGACTTCCTAGAAGTTTGCCAACTCTTAATTAATGGTGAGTTACCGAATCAGAAGCAAAATCGTGAGTTTCAGGACATGGTGATGCATCACACCATGGTGCACGAGCAAATGCAGTTCTTCTTGCGGGGATTCCGGCGCGATGCGCATCCGATGGCCGTATTAACCGGCTTGGTTGGTGCCATGGCGGCCTTCTACCATGATGAGATTGATTATGGTGACGCCAAGGCGCGGGAGATTGCTCAAATTCGCTTGATTGCCAAGATGCCGACCCTAGTGGCTATGTCGTACAAGTATTCGATTGGCCAGCCGTTCATGTACCCAGATAACAGCCTGTCGTACACGGCAAATTTCATGCGCATGATGTTTGCAACGCCATGCGAGCCTTATAAAGTCAATCCGGTCTTAGTTCGTGCGCTCGATCGCATCTTCATCTTGCACGCCGATCATGAGCAAAATGCATCGACCTCTACCGTTCGCTTGGCTGGATCCTCAGGGACTAATCCGTTTGCTGCCATCTCTGCCGGTATTGCATGCCTTTGGGGCCCAGCCCACGGCGGTGCTAATGAAGCTTGCCTTGAAATGTTGAATGATATTCAAGCAAGTGGTGGTGTCGAGAAAATTGGTGAGTTTATTGCCCAAGTGAAAGATAAAAACTCCAATGTTCGCTTGATGGGCTTTGGCCATCGCGTCTACAAGAACTTTGATCCGCGCGCTAAGCTCATGCGTGAGACCTGTCATGAGGTTCTCAAAGAGCTTGGATTGGAGAACGATCCGCTCTTTAAGCTCGCGATGACCCTTGAGAAGATTGCGCTTGAGGACGATTACTTTGTGGGTCGCAAGCTTTATCCCAACGTGGATTTCTACTCCGGCATCGTTCAACGAGCACTCGGCATCCCAACCGAGATGTTCACCTGCATCTTCGCGCTTGCCCGAACCGTGGGTTGGATTGCCCAGTGGGAAGAAATGATTACCGATCCTGAATACAAGATTGGTCGTCCACGTCAGTTGTTCATCGGCGCAACCCCACGAGCCGTACCTCCCATTTCTGGGCGAAAATAA